From the Chloroflexus aurantiacus J-10-fl genome, one window contains:
- a CDS encoding NUDIX hydrolase → MKPIHGVGAVVYRIQPDGTIEILLIRKRKGFWSLPKGKLKRDEPALEAIVREVREETHVTAEVVDMLGSIDYLISGPRGQQRKIVDYYLLRAIKGRARPTGGSEQIVAVDWVPLAEAIDRLQRPRLRAIVRAAQTLFSG, encoded by the coding sequence ATGAAACCAATCCACGGCGTCGGCGCCGTTGTGTATCGCATTCAACCCGACGGCACCATCGAGATTTTGCTCATTCGCAAACGAAAAGGATTCTGGTCATTACCAAAGGGCAAACTCAAGCGCGACGAACCAGCGCTGGAAGCGATTGTGCGCGAAGTGCGCGAAGAGACCCACGTAACTGCTGAGGTGGTTGATATGCTGGGCAGTATTGACTACCTGATCAGCGGGCCACGCGGTCAGCAGCGCAAAATTGTTGATTACTACCTGCTGCGTGCGATTAAGGGACGCGCCCGACCAACGGGCGGTAGTGAGCAGATTGTGGCCGTCGATTGGGTGCCACTTGCCGAAGCTATAGATCGCCTTCAGCGTCCACGTTTACGGGCTATCGTGCGTGCAGCGCAGACCCTGTTCAGCGGCTGA
- a CDS encoding fructosamine kinase family protein, translating to MTSLPAHVTNPIIAALGQPIEAVEHLGGSFGARLARITIKGQHFALKWANNGAPAAMVAAEAHGLQTLAATTTIRVPAVILACAADGQQPAILLSEWISSDGHPLDATRLGEQLAALHRCTAAAYGLERDNFIGGTPQRNGWKTDWITFFREQRLLPQIELAERNGLLHPRRRRALAYIVDHLDDWLGGVVHVPSLIHGDLWSGNVLNGPGGTPVLIDPAISYSDREAELAFTELFGGFSPRFYQAYQAAWPLEPGYRDRRDLYNLYHLLNHLNLFGEGYGAHVDAIIHRYVKG from the coding sequence ATGACCTCGTTGCCGGCACATGTCACCAACCCAATCATTGCAGCGCTTGGGCAACCAATCGAAGCCGTCGAACATCTCGGCGGTAGTTTTGGTGCTCGCCTGGCCCGGATCACCATTAAAGGTCAGCACTTCGCGCTCAAGTGGGCGAACAATGGCGCACCGGCTGCAATGGTGGCTGCTGAAGCGCATGGCCTGCAAACACTGGCAGCAACCACGACCATTCGCGTGCCGGCAGTTATTCTGGCCTGTGCAGCCGATGGGCAACAACCGGCAATCCTGCTCAGTGAATGGATCAGCAGCGACGGTCATCCACTCGATGCAACCAGACTCGGCGAGCAACTGGCGGCACTGCACCGTTGCACCGCCGCCGCCTATGGCCTGGAACGCGACAACTTTATCGGCGGGACACCGCAACGCAACGGTTGGAAGACTGATTGGATTACATTTTTCCGTGAACAGCGCCTGTTGCCGCAGATCGAACTGGCAGAACGTAACGGTCTGCTACACCCACGACGGCGCCGCGCACTTGCATACATCGTTGACCATCTTGACGATTGGCTCGGTGGTGTCGTTCATGTGCCATCACTTATCCACGGCGATCTATGGAGTGGCAATGTGCTAAACGGACCTGGTGGTACACCGGTCCTCATTGATCCAGCAATTTCCTACAGTGATCGCGAAGCCGAACTGGCCTTCACCGAACTCTTTGGCGGTTTCTCTCCTCGCTTCTACCAGGCGTATCAGGCAGCCTGGCCACTTGAACCCGGCTATCGGGATCGCCGCGATCTCTACAACCTGTACCACCTGCTCAACCACCTCAACCTGTTCGGCGAAGGGTATGGTGCCCACGTTGACGCAATTATTCACCGCTACGTGAAAGGGTAA
- a CDS encoding PspC domain-containing protein gives MGTNRLTRSATDSMLGGVCGGIARYFGIDSTIVRLVFVLAVLSGLSPLIYVILWIVMPKEELALPTTPAQDPTGEWKYDPYTGQKLN, from the coding sequence ATGGGAACCAACCGCCTAACCCGTAGCGCAACCGATAGCATGCTCGGTGGCGTATGCGGTGGCATCGCCCGCTACTTCGGTATCGACAGCACCATCGTGCGTCTGGTCTTTGTCCTGGCCGTTCTGAGTGGTCTCAGCCCGCTGATCTACGTCATTCTCTGGATTGTGATGCCGAAAGAGGAGCTGGCATTGCCAACCACACCGGCTCAAGACCCGACCGGCGAGTGGAAGTATGACCCGTACACGGGACAGAAACTCAACTAG
- a CDS encoding SIR2 family NAD-dependent protein deacylase gives MNDLDDVITILATALSTARHVTVLTGAGVSAESGIPTFRDAQTGLWSHFDPEELASPAGFARNPALVWRWYAERRVKACTAQPNPAHHALADLATLVPRLTLVTQNIDGLHQRAGSPQVIELHGNIHRARCTVDGSIHTTWDYDEELPQCPNCGALLRPDVVWFGEYLPPGALEAAYAATLDCDVFCSIGTSGVVEPAASLPRIALSRGATVLILNLEQTTTARSPLFTVYGKAGEVLPRLVAAVRSMRRQQGE, from the coding sequence ATGAACGATCTCGATGATGTCATCACGATACTGGCTACAGCTCTATCCACGGCCCGTCATGTCACCGTGCTGACCGGTGCCGGCGTATCGGCTGAAAGTGGTATTCCAACGTTTCGTGATGCTCAGACCGGTCTCTGGTCACATTTTGACCCGGAGGAACTGGCTTCACCGGCAGGTTTTGCCCGCAACCCAGCACTGGTCTGGCGCTGGTACGCCGAGCGACGGGTGAAAGCCTGTACTGCCCAGCCTAACCCGGCCCACCATGCCCTGGCCGATCTGGCGACCCTGGTACCAAGGCTCACGCTGGTTACGCAGAATATTGACGGATTACACCAGCGGGCCGGTAGCCCACAGGTGATCGAACTGCACGGCAACATCCACCGTGCCCGCTGTACGGTCGATGGTTCAATCCATACCACCTGGGATTACGACGAAGAGCTACCGCAGTGCCCCAACTGCGGCGCATTGTTGCGCCCTGATGTGGTCTGGTTTGGCGAATATCTGCCACCTGGTGCCCTGGAAGCTGCTTATGCTGCAACCCTCGACTGCGATGTCTTCTGCTCGATTGGGACATCAGGGGTTGTCGAACCGGCAGCCTCACTACCACGCATTGCCCTGTCACGGGGCGCGACTGTGTTGATCCTCAACCTTGAACAAACCACTACCGCTCGCTCACCACTGTTCACCGTGTACGGAAAGGCCGGTGAAGTGTTACCGCGCCTGGTAGCAGCGGTGCGATCAATGCGTCGGCAACAGGGTGAATGA
- a CDS encoding histidine phosphatase family protein, with amino-acid sequence MLSDLFLIRHGQPVHNPSIPYQLPPGPDLSERGRVEARQVANFLADKGIEQLLVSPFARTTQTAEVLVDVLNIPVAFTTLVQEHAPGETFEQVRARIREVLAGLADSPYRRIAIVSHGSPIRAFLLELSHDQIDLRHHVYPGGNPAPTCGIWHVTFTNQRASRFDLVFKPS; translated from the coding sequence GTGCTTTCCGATCTCTTTCTTATTCGCCACGGTCAACCTGTTCACAATCCGTCTATTCCGTACCAGTTACCGCCAGGGCCTGATCTGTCGGAACGAGGGCGTGTTGAGGCTCGCCAGGTCGCGAACTTTCTGGCCGATAAAGGGATTGAGCAGCTCTTGGTCTCACCATTTGCCCGTACCACCCAGACGGCTGAGGTGTTGGTTGATGTTCTCAACATACCGGTCGCCTTCACCACCCTGGTGCAAGAGCATGCACCGGGCGAAACGTTCGAGCAGGTACGGGCGCGGATACGTGAGGTTCTGGCCGGACTGGCCGATTCGCCATACCGGCGAATTGCCATTGTCTCGCACGGTTCACCGATTCGGGCATTCCTGCTCGAATTGAGTCACGATCAGATCGATCTGCGTCATCACGTGTACCCTGGGGGCAATCCGGCCCCTACCTGTGGCATCTGGCACGTCACCTTTACCAACCAGCGGGCCAGCCGATTCGATCTGGTGTTCAAGCCGTCCTGA
- a CDS encoding ArsA family ATPase → MRLILYLGKGGVGKTTTSAATAVRAAELGYRTLVVSTDVAHSLADALDTPLGSLPTQITERLWGQEINVLDEVREHWGELRVYLSNLLRRRGVDEVAAEELAIIPGMEEVVSLLHIRRQAREGNFDVVIVDAAPTGETVRLLTMPETFQWYAARVMDWEPTTLKVARPLVKQLVPATDVFAKLERLTKGVEALRATLTDPQISSYRLVVNPERMVIKEAQRASTYLALFGYPVDGVVLNRVLPVDQVEGAFMQELARIQQGYRQMVYDLFRPLPIWESPYFARDLAGIEDLAMVGRRLFGDDDPVKVHFIGKTQEIVKQGDEYVLRLPLPHVEIGKVSMTKRGDELFIEIGNFRRDMLLPTTLAERPARRAYFRNGVLEVFFGPPETLSLKTDAQEESTPS, encoded by the coding sequence ATGCGGTTGATCCTTTATCTCGGCAAAGGCGGCGTCGGCAAGACTACCACTTCGGCAGCAACGGCAGTGCGCGCTGCCGAATTAGGGTATCGCACGCTGGTCGTGAGCACCGATGTAGCCCATAGTCTGGCAGATGCGCTTGATACACCGTTAGGCTCGCTGCCTACCCAGATTACCGAACGGTTGTGGGGGCAAGAGATTAATGTGCTCGACGAAGTACGTGAGCATTGGGGTGAGTTGCGGGTCTATCTGAGTAACCTGCTTCGCCGGCGCGGAGTTGATGAAGTAGCAGCCGAGGAGCTGGCGATCATTCCTGGTATGGAAGAGGTGGTTAGCCTGCTCCATATTCGCCGCCAGGCGCGTGAAGGTAATTTTGATGTGGTGATTGTGGATGCGGCGCCTACCGGAGAGACCGTTCGCCTGTTGACGATGCCCGAAACCTTTCAATGGTACGCAGCGCGGGTGATGGATTGGGAGCCGACGACATTGAAGGTGGCGCGTCCACTGGTCAAACAATTAGTCCCGGCAACCGATGTCTTTGCCAAGCTTGAACGACTAACAAAAGGTGTCGAAGCGCTGCGGGCAACCCTGACCGATCCACAGATCAGCTCTTATCGCCTGGTGGTGAACCCTGAGCGGATGGTGATTAAAGAGGCGCAGCGTGCCTCGACCTATCTGGCGCTGTTCGGCTATCCGGTTGATGGAGTCGTGCTCAATCGGGTGCTGCCGGTCGATCAGGTCGAAGGCGCTTTTATGCAGGAGTTGGCCCGTATTCAGCAGGGTTATCGGCAAATGGTCTACGATCTCTTCCGCCCCTTGCCGATTTGGGAAAGCCCCTACTTTGCGCGTGATCTGGCCGGTATTGAAGATTTGGCCATGGTTGGTCGTCGTCTGTTCGGCGATGATGATCCGGTGAAAGTCCATTTCATCGGTAAAACCCAGGAGATTGTCAAGCAGGGCGATGAGTATGTGCTGCGCTTGCCGTTGCCGCACGTCGAGATCGGTAAGGTGTCGATGACGAAGCGCGGTGATGAGCTGTTCATCGAGATTGGCAATTTCCGCCGTGATATGCTCTTGCCGACGACGCTGGCCGAACGTCCGGCACGGCGGGCCTATTTCCGCAATGGTGTGCTCGAAGTCTTCTTCGGCCCGCCAGAGACCCTCTCGCTGAAGACGGATGCCCAGGAGGAGTCGACCCCTTCATGA
- the rocF gene encoding arginase, protein MSSGSQIAILGVPIDLGAGRRGVDMGPSAIRYAGLSRRLGELGYQVVDFGNLTVPMVETTPPPPPDSRLRYLEPIADMCGRLARQVADIVQQGMLPLILGGDHSLTIGSASGSARQRRLGLIWIDAHADFNDEHTTPSGNIHGMPLAVLTGRGHPTLTGFAGRIPAFDPAHVVLIAVRDLDPLEREALRASPITVFTMHEIDRCGMATVMERALAIATTGTEGFHLSFDLDVVDPREAPGVGTPVSSGISARESHLAMELIAESGALRSLDVVEVNPILDERNATAQLAVDLVLSALGKRIL, encoded by the coding sequence ATGAGTAGTGGATCACAGATTGCAATTCTCGGCGTTCCCATCGATCTTGGAGCCGGACGGCGTGGCGTCGATATGGGGCCGAGTGCCATTCGCTACGCCGGTCTGAGCCGAAGACTGGGCGAGTTGGGCTATCAGGTGGTTGATTTCGGCAATCTGACGGTGCCGATGGTCGAGACGACCCCACCGCCACCACCTGATTCACGCCTGCGCTATCTTGAGCCGATTGCCGATATGTGTGGGCGGCTGGCCCGGCAGGTGGCCGATATTGTCCAGCAGGGGATGCTGCCCCTCATTCTGGGTGGTGACCATAGTTTAACTATCGGTTCCGCCAGTGGGAGTGCGCGGCAGCGACGACTTGGTCTGATCTGGATTGATGCCCACGCCGATTTTAACGATGAACACACGACACCGAGTGGCAATATTCACGGCATGCCGCTGGCTGTGTTAACCGGACGCGGGCATCCGACGCTCACCGGTTTTGCCGGTCGCATACCGGCTTTCGATCCGGCGCACGTCGTATTGATTGCCGTGCGCGATCTCGATCCGCTGGAGCGGGAAGCATTGCGCGCTTCGCCGATCACCGTCTTTACCATGCACGAGATTGATCGCTGTGGGATGGCAACGGTGATGGAGCGGGCGCTGGCAATTGCCACGACCGGTACTGAAGGATTTCATCTCAGTTTTGATCTCGATGTTGTCGATCCGCGCGAGGCGCCCGGTGTGGGTACACCGGTAAGCAGTGGGATTTCGGCTCGCGAATCACATCTGGCGATGGAACTGATCGCCGAGAGTGGTGCGCTGCGTAGTCTGGATGTGGTCGAAGTTAATCCGATCCTCGATGAGCGTAACGCGACTGCGCAGTTGGCCGTCGATCTGGTTTTGTCAGCGTTAGGTAAACGTATTTTGTAG
- the rlmN gene encoding 23S rRNA (adenine(2503)-C(2))-methyltransferase RlmN, translating to MHYAMEQRCLYDYNLSELTELLQSWGEPAFRARQLYRHLYVNLARQVDQMTDLPLALRSRLAEIPFSTLRCEQVQIGDNGMTRKALFRLPDGAVVETVLMVYPDRSTVCVSTQAGCGMGCVFCATGQLGLLRNLSSGEIVAQAIWASQELRAMGMAGPTGRVSNLVFMGMGEPFANYDRWWQAVERLHDPQGFNLGARSMTVSTVGLVKGIERLANERLPINLAISLHAPDDALRSELMPVNRRYPIADLMAATRNYIAKTRRRVSFEYVLLQGKNDHPHQAIALARLLRHSAPRGPLLFHVNLIPWNPVPGTPLGRSEWERVTTFQQILTDYGIPCTVRVERGVEIAAACGQLAGRHSVPLNTVEQEIPARNVTG from the coding sequence ATGCACTATGCTATGGAACAACGCTGTTTGTATGATTACAACCTGTCTGAACTGACCGAACTCCTGCAAAGCTGGGGAGAACCGGCCTTTCGTGCCCGTCAACTGTACCGGCATCTGTATGTCAACCTTGCCCGCCAGGTTGATCAGATGACCGATCTGCCGCTCGCTCTGCGTTCCCGGCTCGCCGAGATACCGTTCTCGACTCTCCGCTGCGAACAGGTGCAGATCGGTGACAATGGGATGACCCGTAAGGCCCTCTTCCGCTTGCCCGACGGTGCTGTTGTTGAAACCGTATTGATGGTCTATCCCGACCGCTCAACGGTATGTGTGTCAACGCAGGCCGGTTGCGGTATGGGCTGCGTCTTCTGTGCCACCGGTCAGCTCGGTCTTCTGCGCAACCTGAGCAGTGGCGAAATCGTTGCTCAGGCAATTTGGGCTTCACAGGAGCTACGGGCGATGGGTATGGCCGGTCCGACCGGTCGCGTCAGTAACCTTGTTTTTATGGGGATGGGTGAACCATTTGCCAACTACGACCGCTGGTGGCAGGCGGTAGAGCGATTGCACGATCCGCAGGGGTTTAACCTCGGTGCCCGCAGTATGACCGTCTCCACTGTAGGGCTGGTCAAGGGGATCGAGCGATTGGCCAATGAACGCTTACCGATCAATCTGGCAATTTCGCTGCATGCGCCCGATGACGCTCTGCGCAGCGAATTGATGCCGGTCAATCGGCGTTATCCAATCGCCGATCTGATGGCTGCCACCCGCAACTATATTGCCAAAACGCGCCGGCGAGTCTCTTTCGAGTATGTGCTGTTGCAAGGCAAAAACGACCATCCGCATCAGGCAATCGCACTAGCCCGCCTGCTCCGACATTCGGCACCGCGTGGTCCGCTGCTCTTTCACGTCAATCTGATACCGTGGAACCCGGTTCCTGGCACGCCGCTTGGCCGTTCAGAGTGGGAGCGTGTGACGACGTTTCAGCAAATTTTGACCGATTACGGCATTCCCTGTACCGTGCGGGTTGAGCGAGGGGTAGAAATTGCTGCGGCGTGTGGTCAGTTGGCCGGTCGGCATAGTGTGCCACTGAACACGGTAGAACAAGAAATACCAGCACGCAACGTTACCGGATGA
- the hisS gene encoding histidine--tRNA ligase, producing the protein MAPIQNVKGMRDHLPADMMLRQYIVNTLTRISESHGFEPLQTPIIEYAETLEGKLGDEEKLIYRFEDHGGRRLALRYDQTVPLARVTAQYAGQLTLPWRRYAYGPSYRGERPARGRYREFYQFDLDIVGSASPLADAEIVAMLCEALTALGFPGFVTLLNHRQIIGGIARVSGLSEEAAGGVYRAIDKFDKIGADGVRAELIKSGVTPAAADQILELVQIDGTADEVLDALAQKLAADERAVAAIANLRAVLDGLMAMGVPAEQYRVAPRLARGLSYYTGVVFEAITPHWPEGSLLGGGRYDHLIGLFAGRNIPTVGLAFGIDRLHDVMIELNLGPRPQTTALAFVTLFGAEQVAESLRLAAELRAAGINTLIALEPGNIGKQFKEADRRGVRFALVLGPDELARGEVVIKDLQRGEQRSLPRAAAISLLAEALSEGK; encoded by the coding sequence ATGGCGCCGATTCAAAATGTTAAAGGAATGCGCGATCATCTGCCGGCAGATATGATGCTACGGCAATACATCGTCAATACGCTGACGCGCATTAGTGAAAGTCACGGCTTCGAGCCTTTGCAGACCCCGATCATCGAGTATGCCGAGACGCTGGAAGGCAAGCTGGGTGATGAAGAAAAGCTGATTTACCGGTTTGAAGACCATGGTGGCCGCCGTCTGGCTCTGCGCTACGATCAGACGGTGCCGTTGGCGCGTGTGACTGCTCAATACGCCGGGCAATTAACATTACCCTGGCGCCGATATGCGTATGGGCCGAGCTATCGCGGTGAACGCCCCGCGCGTGGTCGGTATCGAGAGTTTTACCAGTTTGATCTCGATATTGTCGGGAGTGCCTCGCCATTGGCCGATGCCGAGATTGTGGCGATGTTGTGTGAAGCCCTGACTGCGCTTGGTTTTCCCGGTTTTGTCACGCTGTTAAATCACCGTCAGATCATCGGTGGTATTGCCCGTGTGAGCGGTTTGTCCGAAGAGGCTGCCGGCGGTGTCTATCGTGCCATCGATAAGTTCGACAAGATTGGCGCTGATGGTGTGCGGGCTGAGTTGATCAAGTCTGGTGTGACTCCTGCTGCGGCTGACCAGATTCTGGAGCTGGTACAAATTGATGGTACGGCAGATGAAGTTCTGGATGCACTTGCCCAAAAACTGGCCGCCGATGAGCGAGCAGTAGCAGCGATTGCCAATCTGCGTGCCGTCCTGGACGGTCTGATGGCGATGGGGGTTCCGGCTGAGCAGTATCGGGTGGCTCCTCGCCTGGCGCGCGGTCTTTCGTACTACACAGGAGTCGTCTTTGAGGCGATTACCCCGCACTGGCCGGAGGGTTCACTGCTTGGAGGTGGTCGCTACGATCACCTGATCGGGCTGTTTGCCGGTCGCAACATTCCTACGGTTGGGCTGGCCTTCGGTATTGACCGCCTGCACGATGTGATGATCGAGCTAAACCTCGGCCCGCGTCCGCAGACAACGGCTCTCGCATTTGTGACGTTGTTCGGCGCAGAACAGGTTGCCGAGAGTCTGAGGCTGGCGGCTGAGCTGCGGGCAGCAGGTATCAATACCCTTATCGCACTTGAACCAGGGAACATCGGTAAACAGTTCAAGGAGGCTGACCGGCGTGGGGTGCGGTTTGCTCTGGTCCTCGGCCCCGACGAACTGGCCCGTGGTGAGGTTGTGATCAAAGATTTACAACGCGGTGAACAACGCTCGCTTCCCCGTGCAGCGGCTATCAGTCTGCTGGCTGAGGCGTTGAGCGAGGGTAAGTAA
- a CDS encoding helix-turn-helix domain-containing protein, with product MFGSKQGKQQRLDQYEALLAETPLTAAELAYRLGVPRSTVIRDLPLLEERGLLLSEDEEGRLHMFRRWW from the coding sequence ATGTTTGGTAGCAAACAGGGAAAACAGCAACGTCTCGATCAGTATGAAGCATTGCTGGCCGAAACACCACTGACTGCGGCTGAACTGGCGTATCGCCTGGGTGTGCCGCGCTCAACCGTGATCCGTGATCTGCCGCTGTTGGAAGAACGAGGATTGTTGTTGAGTGAAGACGAAGAGGGTCGGTTGCATATGTTTCGACGATGGTGGTGA
- a CDS encoding DUF4352 domain-containing protein, with product MKPHYRSWPVMGIAVGVLMMVLACGGGAATPSLVATSPAQGEQSAPVSQTTAVADAAQPQVFNIGDVISIDSLNLIVLGWQVVEGNSFVQPDPGQRFIAVEMVVVNQGDSPKSVSGLWQLSLKDAEFRKYTPDFSATAAIGDRQLGGVLVPGERLRGWTGFSIPEDAHGLTLTFDGNLFSGGTVSVALGDDPVRQEPPATIPGEQPITAFNVGESVQVGDLVITVNEVTSPSGDRFNQPDDGYRFVLVDVTIENRGARSRFLSSIQTWIKDAQGYRYTGDITATSLATGGRIDGELPAAQTVRGQIGFEVPVDASELRFVFDPDVIGGAPVSIRLP from the coding sequence ATGAAACCACATTACCGTTCATGGCCTGTTATGGGGATTGCAGTGGGAGTGCTGATGATGGTTCTGGCCTGTGGTGGTGGTGCGGCGACACCATCGCTCGTTGCCACATCGCCCGCTCAGGGAGAGCAATCAGCACCTGTATCGCAGACAACTGCCGTTGCGGATGCGGCGCAACCGCAGGTCTTCAACATCGGCGATGTTATCAGCATAGATAGTCTGAATCTGATTGTTCTCGGCTGGCAGGTTGTAGAGGGTAATAGCTTTGTCCAGCCTGATCCCGGACAGCGGTTCATTGCGGTCGAGATGGTAGTCGTTAATCAGGGTGACTCGCCAAAATCGGTTTCCGGCTTATGGCAGTTGTCGCTCAAGGATGCTGAGTTTCGCAAGTATACTCCCGATTTCAGTGCGACGGCTGCAATCGGTGATCGTCAGCTCGGTGGCGTGCTGGTTCCTGGTGAGCGTTTGCGAGGATGGACAGGATTTTCTATCCCGGAGGATGCCCATGGGCTGACATTAACCTTCGATGGCAACCTGTTCAGCGGTGGTACGGTTTCGGTTGCCCTTGGTGATGATCCGGTCAGGCAAGAGCCGCCGGCAACCATTCCTGGCGAGCAGCCAATCACTGCCTTCAATGTCGGTGAATCGGTTCAGGTCGGTGATCTGGTCATAACGGTCAATGAGGTTACATCACCTTCCGGCGACCGCTTCAATCAGCCAGACGATGGCTACCGGTTTGTGCTGGTTGACGTAACAATTGAGAATCGTGGTGCGCGTTCCCGCTTCCTTTCTTCAATTCAAACCTGGATCAAAGATGCGCAAGGGTATCGCTATACCGGGGATATTACGGCAACTTCGCTGGCGACGGGTGGCAGGATTGATGGCGAACTCCCTGCCGCTCAAACGGTACGTGGTCAGATTGGTTTTGAAGTGCCGGTTGACGCATCTGAGCTACGTTTTGTTTTCGATCCTGATGTGATCGGCGGTGCACCGGTATCAATCCGCTTACCGTAG